A region of the Levilactobacillus yonginensis genome:
AGTCATGCACTGCATACCGATTTAAAAGGAAAGGGCATCTGGTTTTGGACACCATGTCGTAAAAATATGAAACAACGTTCAAGTGATGAAACCTTATTAAAAGGCCAACGGCGTAGGATAGAGACGGTATTTTCGCAATTATGTTGTTTATTTAATATCGAACACAACCCTGCGCGATCATACTTAGGGTTTCAAGCACGCCTAGAACAGTGTCTTTTTATCGATACCTGGTTCAAAATCAACTAGCACCACGCGTGAAACATTATTTGGAAATACAGGGGCAGCAACTTTGGAAGAATTAGAACAAGAACTAAAATGCGAAGATCGTGTAAATAGTTTAAATTCAGTTCCTACGAAGTTTTATCAGGCTTACAAACTAGTTTTCCCAAAATATATGCAGTTAATTAATAGTCCACAAGTTTGCCGATTATTAGAGATTCTGAACTCAGATAGTTGTAAAACTTATGAAAAGCCAATCGACTTCACAAAACTATTTACAGAATGCTATGAAAATAGTCAAAAAATATGCATAACATCAAAGTTGTCTGATATGCTCTGTTATCATACAATGGTAGTATAGTTTTAAATAAAATTAGTGCTAGTAGATTGTATAACCACTAAATCCTATATGGTTGGAGGTAGTAATTATGTTCAAGAACATCCTAGTTCCACTAGACGGAAGTAAAGATTCATTCAAGGCATTAGCATATGCTAAAGAGATGGCACAGATGTTTTCTGCTACTCTTTTTGTAACCACTATAATTGACCCTAGTGTTGCTATACCAGCCGGTGTACCTTCAGTTGGTGGCATTGTTCCGGTCCAAGTTGAGTTGAACGTTCGCGAAGAGGCAGCGCATGTTATTGATGAGGCAAAAAAAGAACTAGCTGGTACTAATATTCTAGTAAAGTACACCATTGTTTCTGGTACAGTAAATGATGAAATTGCTACTAATCTTCCAGAGAAGGAAGAAATCGATCTAATCGTACTTGGAAAGTCTGGAAAGAGCGCGTTAGAGAAGCTCATTGTTGGCTCTGTGACAAAGTACGTTGTGCAACACGCAGAAGTTCCTGTATTAGTTACCGAAGCGGCTTCTGAGTAAGCTAGCTGCTCTATTGACACTAGTACATGTATGTATGACGCACTACTTAGATACTGCTATAATATTAGCTTGATATAGTAACCCCCCTGAGTCTGAATTTACTCTGACTCAGGGGGGTCTCTTTACCGATATCTTTTTATTATGTATATTAGCAGGGGCTCTGGTGCAAAAATAATAAAAGGAGCGATTTAACCCTGTTTGATAATCATTTGCGGGCTAGTTTGCTAATAATTCGGTTAATGATTGTAACGCTGAAAAACCAAAGAGGTTAATTGCTCTTTGGCTTATTTTATGTAGCTGATGCATGACTTCAATACCACTTAAAGTTTTACTGGCGGTGCGCATAGATTGAAACCCGCTAGATT
Encoded here:
- a CDS encoding universal stress protein → MFKNILVPLDGSKDSFKALAYAKEMAQMFSATLFVTTIIDPSVAIPAGVPSVGGIVPVQVELNVREEAAHVIDEAKKELAGTNILVKYTIVSGTVNDEIATNLPEKEEIDLIVLGKSGKSALEKLIVGSVTKYVVQHAEVPVLVTEAASE